The following are encoded in a window of Castanea sativa cultivar Marrone di Chiusa Pesio chromosome 5, ASM4071231v1 genomic DNA:
- the LOC142636427 gene encoding small RNA 2'-O-methyltransferase, which produces MENEKSLADAVKKTNLTPKAIISQKYGNKACYKVEEVQESSEKGCPGLAIPQKGPCRYRCILQLPEITIESGIFKRKKDAEKSAAEMAIEKLGIQISTDSRTPQEASDLLVERLTYLFSNEFLSSDPPHPLSGHLRAALGREGDLCGLVPLSVMAVYDSRLNNLCKCINPKVESNPFLVIPLIMGAASRLPELVATSEGQLSIWRKNLYPPEVIESLVDQQSGAPQSNLVEAIHIPCSQEKAIELVILDISSTGYYLDVIAKKLDLTDAAKVLISRAIGKASSETRLYFAAHQSYLIEPSSDHTNAKEALHSEVSLNARASYLSSQDIYGDAILASIGFTWRSKDLFYEDVSVQSYYRMLINKIPSGIYKLSREAVLTAEFPLAFTTRTNWRGSLPRDVLFTFCRQHRLSEPVFSSISTPLKAVSESPGSSKKLKVTDSSEEDTERASGGAISTDARESVESAVSYQCEIKIFSRSQDLIIECSPKDSFKKQNDSIQNTSFKIISWLNMYFKDLDLPSEKLNSTANDLDVQFSHENFLKEFVLSRSIHTVHHTETEGVKFLEPNTMSMLNTMPEQGVQSLNIEGPDSGVFPSNGSLLCISYSVFLVTEGEHMKENLESNPEFEFEIGVGAVIPHLEAAVTLMSIGQSACFKMELPPKEFILAAAVNSARTLSLLSSKSCCLEYSIRLLQVTEPLEDRMEQALFSPPLSKQRVEYAVQHIKESGATTLVDFGCGSGSLLDSLLNYPTALEKIVGVDISQKSLGRAAKILHSKLSNNIGINSAILYDGSITDFDSRLCGFDIGTCLEVIEHMEEEQACLFGDVVLSYFCPKVLIVSTPNYEYNVILQKSSPPSQEEDPDEKTQSQSCKFRNHDHKFEWTREQFNHWATELAAKHNYSVEFSGVGGSADLEPGFASQIAVFRRICPPQGEDLSKNADTEHHYQVIWEWSSSTSSS; this is translated from the exons atggaaaatgaaaaatccCTGGCTGATGCGGTCAAGAAGACAAACCTTACACCTAAAGCTATTATATCCCAAAAGTATGGTAACAAGGCTTGCTATAAGGTAGAGGAAGTACAGGAATCTTCTGAAAAGGGATGCCCAGGATTGGCCATCCCACAGAAAGGGCCCTGTCGTTACCGCTGCATCTTGCAGCTACCAGAAATTACAATTGAGTCAGGAATATTTAAGAGAAAGAAGGATGCTGAGAAATCTGCTGCAGAGATGGCTATAGAGAAG CTAGGCATCCAAATTTCAACTGATAGTCGCACTCCGCAGGAAGCATCAGATTTATTAGTTGAACGTCTCACATATCTATTTTCAAATGAG TTCCTCTCATCTGATCCACCTCACCCCCTTAGTGGTCACTTAAGAGCAGCTTTGGGGAGAGAAGGTGATCTTTGTGGGTTGGTTCCGCTTTCTGTCATGGCTGTCTATGATTCAAGGCTTAACAATCTTTGCAAATGCATTAATCCAAAGGTGGAATCAAATCCATTCTTGGTTATTCCACTGATTATGGGGGCCGCTTCAAGATTGCCTGAGCTTGTTGCTACTTCTGAGGGGCAGCTTTCAATTTGGAGGAAAAATTTATACCCTCCTGAAGTTATAGAGTCATTGGTTGACCAACAATCTGGTGCCCCACAAAGCAATTTAGTTGAAGCCATACATATTCCATGTTCACAGGAAAAGGCCATTGAACTTGTGATTCTTGATATTTCCTCAACAGGGTATTACCTGGATGTTATTGCCAAAAAACTTGATTTAACAGATGCTGCAAAGGTTCTGATCTCCAG GGCTATTGGTAAAGCTTCTTCTGAGACAAGATTGTACTTTGCTGCTCATCAGTCATATCTGATAGAGCCATCATCAGATCATACTAATGCAAAAGAAGCTCTTCATTCTGAAGTATCATTAAATGCAAGGGCAAGTTATTTGTCCAGTCAAGATATATATGGTGATGCAATTTTGGCATCCATTGGATTCACTTGGAGGTCTAAAGACCTTTTCTATGAAGATGTATCCGTGCAATCATATTACAG GATGCTCATAAATAAGATACCAAGTGGAATTTACAAGCTGTCCAGAGAAGCAGTACTAACAGCAGAGTTTCCTTTGGCATTCACTACAAGAACAAATTGGAGGGGTTCTTTGCCAAGAGATGTCCTGTTTACATTCTGTCGTCAGCATAGGCTATCTGAACCAGTCTTTTCTAGTATAAGTACTCCTTTAAAAGCAGTGTCTGAGTCACCTGGATCAAGTAAGAAGTTGAAGGTTACAGACTCATCTGAAGAAGACACAGAACGTGCAAGTGGAGGTGCTATTTCTACTGATGCTAGGGAATCAGTTGAATCAGCAGTCAGCTATcaatgtgaaataaaaatattttcgagGAGTCAGGATTTGATTATAGAATGTTCCCCCAAAGATTCGTTTAAGAAGCAGAATGATTCCATCCAGAACACTTCTTTTAAAATTATCTCATGGTTAAACATGTATTTTAAGGACCTAGATTTGCCTTCAGAGAAGCTAAATAGTACTGCCAATGACCTTGATGTTCAATTTTCtcatgaaaattttcttaaggAGTTTGTGTTGTCTCGATCAATTCATACTGTTCACCACACTGAGACTGAAGGGGTCAAATTTCTAGAACCAAACACTATGAGTATGCTAAATACTATGCCAGAACAAGGAGTTCAATCTTTAAACATTGAGGGACCAGATTCTGGTGTCTTCCCTTCCAATGGGTCCTTGTTATGTATTAGTTATTCTGTTTTTTTGGTAACAGAAGGTGAACATATGAAAGAAAATCTTGAAAGTAATCcggagtttgagtttgagataGGGGTTGGAGCAGTGATTCCCCATCTTGAAGCAGCTGTGACTCTGATGTCCATTGGTCAGTCTGCTTGTTTTAAAATGGAGTTGCCCCCTAAAGAATTTATTTTAGCTGCAGCTGTTAATTCTGCAAGGACTCTTTCATTGTTATCTTCAA AATCCTGCTGCTTGGAGTATTCTATTAGATTGTTGCAGGTAACAGAACCTCTGGAAGACAGAATGGAGCAGGCTCTTTTCAGCCCTCCACTTTCAAAGCAACGTGTGGAATATGCAGTGCAACACATCAAAGAATCTGGTGCCACTACTTTG GTTGACTTTGGATGTGGCTCTGGTAGTTTATTGGATTCATTATTAAATTATCCAACTGCCCTGGAAAAAATTGTTGGTGTTGATATTTCACAGAAGAGTCTTGGTCGTGCAGCAAAG ATTCTTCACTCAAAACTGAGCAACAATATAGGCATCAATTCTGCCATTCTTTATGATGGTTCCATCACAGATTTTGATTCCCGATTATGTGGGTTTGATATTGGCACTTGCTTGGAG GTTATTGAGCATATGGAAGAAGAGCAGGCATGTCTGTTTGGAGATGTTGTGCTGAGTTATTTTTGTCCAAAGGTTCTTATTGTTTCAACTCCAAACTATGAATACAATGTGATACTCCAGAAATCTAGTCCACCAAGCCAAGAAGAGGATCCAGATGAGAAAACCCAGTCACAATCCTGTAAATTTCGCAACCATGACCACAAATTTGAGTGGACTAGAGAGCAGTTCAACCACTGGGCGACTGAATTAGCTGCAAAGCACAATTACAGCGTCGAGTTCAGTGGGGTAGGTGGATCTGCTGACTTGGAACCAGGGTTTGCTTCCCAGATTGCTGTCTTCAGAAGAATTTGCCCGCCTCAGGGAGAAGATCTTTCTAAGAATGCAGATACAGAACATCATTACCAAGTTATATGGGAGTGGAGTAGTTCAACATCTTCTAGCTGA